The sequence below is a genomic window from Uranotaenia lowii strain MFRU-FL chromosome 2, ASM2978415v1, whole genome shotgun sequence.
TGCGTAGCCAAATGAAGGTCCAAAGCATGTTCTTGCGAAAACCCTGGAAAAGAAACTGTCATTGGTAAAAGAAGGACGGTTATAAATATGTAAGACATAAATCAATTACCTTTTCCACAAATATCGCAAACATGTACTTTTTCGTAATATACCAAACGTTGGTGAAGACGCAGATCCTTGCCAGTTTTGTAGCTCCGATAGCAAATATTACATTCAAACTGTCGTTCTGTACCGTCCGCATCTTTCATGTAGATTTTCGGTTTGTTGGCGTGCACGTCCAGTGAATGCTGTTCTAGGGCTTCGAGTGATCCGAACGGTTCTCTGCAGCCACAGCAAAGGAAAGCTTGATCTCCGATATGGGTCGCACTGTGTTCCATTAAATCTTTCAAGGATTTTCGAGTGATCGAGCATTTACTACATGCATACAACTTTTTCGAGGCAGCCTTTCTTAAATGCTGATTGAGAGCTTTAGTCGTTTTGAACACTTTGAAGCATCCATCGCATTCACATTTCATATATTGATCTCCAGTTTGCAAGCTTCTTTGCGGCCAATGTTCCTCAGTTTGATGACTACGTAACTCTGGAATTGAGGAGAAAACTTTACGGCAACCACAACAGCGGAACACATCGAAAGTTTCATTCGTTTGAATCTCTTTGTTAGACCGATTGCGATACAGACGATATGGATAACGTTCGTGAAACAGTTTTTCATTATACGTCCCAAAGGACATTCCGCAGAGCACACAAAGGTTTATTTTTAGCGTTTTGGAAACGACAGGTAATCTGTGATGCTGATCTACGTGTCGGAAAAGGTCTCTCTGTGCACGGAATTCGGAATCACAAGAACAGCATTTAAAAGCCTGATCTGAGTGGAAAGTTTGCAGATGTTTGATCAAACCATCGTTAGATTTAAAACTACAACCACAAAAGTCGCACTTTTTCATGAGCTTAATggcatttctgtcatttctatGCAAGACAACCTGCTGTTCACTGCTGAACATTATGTAGCAAACGTTGCATTGAACTTTACCAACTGGAACTCGCATTTGGGCCTGAGCTCGGTGGATTTTTCTAGAGTGGGAAAGTAACCCTGCTTCATCCCCAAATGACGACTGGCAGCCGCAGCAATCAAAGTTCTCCTTTTCCAAAGAGACAAGCGTCGTCCCATcaagaatttcaatttcttgCATCGAAACTTCATCAGCTTCGTCTAATTCATCTGAATCATGTGTTTCTTCTAGGTATTCGATTTCTAAATCCTCAGAGGTTTCAGTTGGAGGCGGGTTCGAAAAGTATTCCTGGCTGTTCAAAGCATCAATAAAATTACTTTGAGACTGCAGAGCCTGCGTTCGAAGCTTAAATGCTTCCTCGAGTCGCAAACAACACAGAGAACAAATTTGCTGTGGAAGAAGATCATTTTCACAAATATTCTGTAACAAAATGagacattttttaatgtttccaaatgaaaatgaaaaaaaaattaaatgaatgatAATTATACCTCTAGTCCACATATTTCGATCAACGCCTTTTCAATTGAGAAATCAATTCCTTTTTGCtgaaagtaaaaagtaaaagattGTTTTGTTAATAATGATAACGAAACAATCTACAATAAATGGAATTCAGAAAAGGTTCCTTGTAGCTCAGATAAATATATAACGCTAACTTCCACCGTTCGTTTAAAACATTATAATAgtagatatttaaaaaggtAGTCAATAAtgcgaataaaaaaatgacttttcttAACTAATTCGTGaatgttaataaattacaaattactaTTTTTGAAATCTTGTATACGTCTGTTGTCTGTGACGAAAAGCGTCATGCACATGCAATTTAGATAAGTCTGAAATTAAATGTAGGAATTTATGAGGAACACTTACCTTtacatcaaaaatatttatcaatagCTGATCTACGCCAATAGAATGAGCGTCCAAACATATTCGGCAAAGGTTCTCGTCCTCCataactgagatattttaaatcaaattcgtCCAATGAAGTAAA
It includes:
- the LOC129745995 gene encoding zinc finger protein 436-like isoform X3, which produces MEDENLCRICLDAHSIGVDQLLINIFDVKQKGIDFSIEKALIEICGLENICENDLLPQQICSLCCLRLEEAFKLRTQALQSQSNFIDALNSQEYFSNPPPTETSEDLEIEYLEETHDSDELDEADEVSMQEIEILDGTTLVSLEKENFDCCGCQSSFGDEAGLLSHSRKIHRAQAQMRVPVELRSHQTEEHWPQRSLQTGDQYMKCECDGCFKVFKTTKALNQHLRKAASKKLYACSKCSITRKSLKDLMEHSATHIGDQAFLCCGCREPFGSLEALEQHSLDVHANKPKIYMKDADGTERQFECNICYRSYKTGKDLRLHQRLVYYEKVHVCDICGKVSFPGFSQEHALDLHLATHKTEPEFACPTCKKMYKHEALVRSCMVRHERPKEHRCKICQVTFPAASNLYSHMVSHSEDRRHKCDVCGHSFKRSFHLKKHQNIHTSQKNYPCQYCPARFCSTTELYKHEIRHTGIFPYQCEICNKKLTTRQVYIKHYEAHMEESLKIFRCSICPLKFSRDHFLSNHIKYKHKIEPQDKSWNEKFNRQAPARSKGGPRKAGTRGIYVSSLLSSDDIPSNVFQEEIIQ
- the LOC129745995 gene encoding zinc finger protein 345-like isoform X2; its protein translation is MEDENLCRICLDAHSIGVDQLLINIFDVKQKGIDFSIEKALIEICGLENICENDLLPQQICSLCCLRLEEAFKLRTQALQSQSNFIDALNSQEYFSNPPPTETSEDLEIEYLEETHDSDELDEADEVSMQEIEILDGTTLVSLEKENFDCCGCQSSFGDEAGLLSHSRKIHRAQAQMRVPVGKVQCNVCYIMFSSEQQVVLHRNDRNAIKLMKKCDFCGCSFKSNDGLIKHLQTFHSDQAFKCCSCDSEFRAQRDLFRHVDQHHRLPVVSKTLKINLCVLCGMSFGTYNEKLFHERYPYRLYRNRSNKEIQTNETFDVFRCCGCRKVFSSIPELRSHQTEEHWPQRSLQTGDQYMKCECDGCFKVFKTTKALNQHLRKAASKKLYACSKCSITRKSLKDLMEHSATHIGDQAFLCCGCREPFGSLEALEQHSLDVHANKPKIYMKDADGTERQFECNICYRSYKTGKDLRLHQRLVYYEKVHVCDICGKGFSQEHALDLHLATHKTEPEFACPTCKKMYKHEALVRSCMVRHERPKEHRCKICQVTFPAASNLYSHMVSHSEDRRHKCDVCGHSFKRSFHLKKHQNIHTSQKNYPCQYCPARFCSTTELYKHEIRHTGIFPYQCEICNKKLTTRQVYIKHYEAHMEESLKIFRCSICPLKFSRDHFLSNHIKYKHKIEPQDKSWNEKFNRQAPARSKGGPRKAGTRGIYVSSLLSSDDIPSNVFQEEIIQ
- the LOC129745995 gene encoding zinc finger protein 345-like isoform X1, coding for MEDENLCRICLDAHSIGVDQLLINIFDVKQKGIDFSIEKALIEICGLENICENDLLPQQICSLCCLRLEEAFKLRTQALQSQSNFIDALNSQEYFSNPPPTETSEDLEIEYLEETHDSDELDEADEVSMQEIEILDGTTLVSLEKENFDCCGCQSSFGDEAGLLSHSRKIHRAQAQMRVPVGKVQCNVCYIMFSSEQQVVLHRNDRNAIKLMKKCDFCGCSFKSNDGLIKHLQTFHSDQAFKCCSCDSEFRAQRDLFRHVDQHHRLPVVSKTLKINLCVLCGMSFGTYNEKLFHERYPYRLYRNRSNKEIQTNETFDVFRCCGCRKVFSSIPELRSHQTEEHWPQRSLQTGDQYMKCECDGCFKVFKTTKALNQHLRKAASKKLYACSKCSITRKSLKDLMEHSATHIGDQAFLCCGCREPFGSLEALEQHSLDVHANKPKIYMKDADGTERQFECNICYRSYKTGKDLRLHQRLVYYEKVHVCDICGKVSFPGFSQEHALDLHLATHKTEPEFACPTCKKMYKHEALVRSCMVRHERPKEHRCKICQVTFPAASNLYSHMVSHSEDRRHKCDVCGHSFKRSFHLKKHQNIHTSQKNYPCQYCPARFCSTTELYKHEIRHTGIFPYQCEICNKKLTTRQVYIKHYEAHMEESLKIFRCSICPLKFSRDHFLSNHIKYKHKIEPQDKSWNEKFNRQAPARSKGGPRKAGTRGIYVSSLLSSDDIPSNVFQEEIIQ